The proteins below come from a single Ailuropoda melanoleuca isolate Jingjing chromosome 1, ASM200744v2, whole genome shotgun sequence genomic window:
- the MPLKIP gene encoding M-phase-specific PLK1-interacting protein, with amino-acid sequence MLYCAGGQRTVLAEDHRVCGKGWSGQFRRENAAVRSSSSSPEMHRQNFRPPTPPYPGAGVGGWGSGSSFRGTPGGGGPRPPSPRDGYGSPHHTPPYGPRARPYGSSHSPRHGGSFPGGRFGSPSPGGYPGSYSKSPAGSQQQFGYSPGQQQTHPQGSPRTSTPFGSGRGREKRMSNELENYFKPSMLEDPWAGLEPVSVVDINQQYSSTQTFTGKKGRYFC; translated from the exons ATGCTGTACTGCGCTGGCGGCCAGAGGACCGTTTTGGCAGAGGACCACCGAGTCTGTGGGAAGGGTTGGTCGGGCCAGTTCCGGCGGGAGAACGCGGCAGTGAGGTCTTCGTCTTCGTCTCCTGAAATGCACCGACAGAATTTTCGACCCCCGACTCCTCCCTACCCCGGCGCGGGTGTAGGAGGTTGGGGTAGCGGGAGCAGCTTCCGGGGTACCCCGGGCGGAGGCGGACCGCGGCCGCCCTCCCCGCGGGACGGGTACGGGAGTCCGCACCACACGCCGCCGTACGGGCCCCGGGCTAGGCCCTACGGGAGCAGCCACTCTCCGCGACACGGCGGCAGCTTCCCGGGGGGCCGATTCGGGTCTCCGTCCCCTGGCGGCTACCCTGGCTCCTACTCCAAGTCCCCCGCGGGGTCCCAGCAGCAATTCGGCTACTCCCCAGGGCAGCAGCAGACCCACCCCCAG ggtTCTCCAAGGACATCTACACCATTTGGATCAGGGCGtggtagagaaaaaagaatgtctaATGAGTTGGAAAATTATTTCAAGCCTTCAATGCTTGAAGACCCTTGGGCTGGCCTAGAACCAGTATCTGTAGTGGATATTAACCAACAATACAGCAGTACTCAAACATTCACAGGCAAAAAAGGAAGATACTTTTGTTAA